A region from the Aegilops tauschii subsp. strangulata cultivar AL8/78 chromosome 5, Aet v6.0, whole genome shotgun sequence genome encodes:
- the LOC109779606 gene encoding blue copper protein 1a-like — protein sequence MASKQVLVAVVAAAALAVAFLPGLAVATEYVVGDDKGWTLDFNYTAWTETKQFVVGDTLVFEYNSGAHNVVEVGGPDFLSCTKPANAVVWNSGEDRVTLDKAGRRWFFCAVGQHCQNGMKLKITVLETAAPTPQPAPAPFA from the exons ATGGCTTCCAAGCAGGTGCTCGTCGCCGTGGTCGCCGCGGCCGCCCTCGCCGTGGCGTTCCTCCCGGGGCTCGCCGTCGCCACGGAGTACGTGGTCGGCGACGACAAGGGCTGGACCCTCGATTTCAACTACACGGCCTGGACCGAGACAAAGCAGTTTGTCGTCGGCGACACGCTAG TGTTCGAGTACAACAGCGGCGCCCACAATGTGGTGGAGGTGGGCGGGCCGGACTTCCTCTCGTGCACCAAGCCGGCCAACGCCGTCGTCTGGAACTCCGGCGAGGACCGTGTCACGCTCGACAAGGCCGGACGCAGGTGGTTCTTCTGCGCCGTCGGCCAGCACTGCCAGAATGGCATGAAGCTCAAGATCACCGTCCTCGAGACCGCTGCACCAACTCCCCAGCCGGCCCCGGCCCCGTTCGCATAA
- the LOC141023080 gene encoding uncharacterized protein, which produces MFLDDEEDGNGDTIVKEQGRRRDEEGKNWCHLKYEFLPDFCYTCGRMGHTDRDCKTKLKKGEEAQYGQWLKYVPEGSAMEERRRGGELVKSLFVEDEARIILATPIREEFEDFYAWFSDSKGEFSVKSAYKLYVAQRDAGQPSASDPKPAGWEWTEIWGLPCQPKIHQFLWRLAHNSLPLKRNIQRRGMECNTLYVCCGRLDEDAAHLFLKCKLVKRVWRELQLEDTRQQLCECMDGMELLHKTLRLPEEKTIRVPCLLWKWWAWRNKVNAGDKPSALEKLPAEINHWALESLALCRPELTTPPITTQQTWRRPEGDILKINCDGAFNASQGTGGWGFIVRDDAGDVRGSGAGFL; this is translated from the exons ATGTTCCTGGATGATGAGGAAGACGGCAATGGGGACACCATTGTTAAGGAGCAAGGCAGGAGGAGGGATGAGGAGGGAAAGAACTGGTGCCATCTCAAATATGAGTTTCTACCGGACTTCTGCTACACTTGTGGAAGAATGGGCCACACTGATCGGGACTGCAAGACGAAACTAAAGAAGGGGGAGGAAGCACAATATGGGCAGTGGCTGAAGTATGTGCCTGAAGGGAGTGCaatggaggagaggaggaggggcggtg AGCTGGTGAAAAGCCTGTTTGTGGAGGACGAGGCCAGGATCATACTGGCGACACCGATCAGAGAGGAGTTTGAGGACTTCTACGCGTGGTTCAGCGACAGCAAGGGGGAGTTCTCGGTGAAATCTGCCTACAAGCTGTATGTGGCACAGAGAGACGCGGGACAACCGAGCGCATCTGACCCAAAACCAGCGGGTTGGGAATGGACAGAGATATGGGGTCTGCCATGCCAACCAAAGATACATCAGTTCCTCTGGCGACTCGCACACAACAGCCTACCACTAAAACGGAATATCCAGCGACGTGGAATGGAATGCAACACCCTCTACGTGTGTTGTGGGAGACTTGATGAAGATGCAGCGCACCTATTCCTGAAATGCAAACTTGTAAAGAGGGTGTGGCGGGAGCTACAGTTGGAGGACACCCGGCAGCAACTGTGTGAGTGCATGGATGGGATGGAACTTTTGCACAAAACCCTTCGGCTACCAGAGGAGAAAACAATACGGGTTCCATGCCTCCTCTGGAAATGGTGGGCCTGGCGCAATAAAGTTAATGCTGGAGACAAGCCGTCAGCACTGGAAAAGCTTCCAGCAGAAATCAATCATTGGGCGCTGGAATCATTGGCACTGTGCCGACCGGAGCTAACCACCCCTCCAATCACGACGCAACAGACATGGAGGAGACCCGAGGGTGATATTCTGAAGATAAACTGTGATGGAGCCTTCAATGCATCCCAGGGGACAGGTGGGTGGGGTTTCATTGTGCGGGACGATGCCGGTGACGTCAGAGGTTCCGGGGCGGGATTTCTGTAG